The sequence below is a genomic window from Rhodococcus sp. 4CII.
GGCGTCCCGGCCGACGCTCGTGTAGCTCGAGTTGAGTCGGGCCAGGCCCTCGACGCTCGATTCTGGCCCGATGACCTCGTCGCGGTCCAAAATCGCGCCGTTGCGGTCTCGTACCGGGACGACCGAGTTTGCGAACCGGCCGTCGCTCCAGGCCTCGTCGATCTGGTTTGGGTCGAGGCTCGGGTTGCGCTCCTGCGCAGCGTCGATCAGACCGTCGGCGAGGTTGATCGGCTTGGTGCCGTGAAGGGAGCCGTCCTTCTTGCCTTTGCGTCGCGGTGTGCGGATTGCGTCATATACCAGCGCTTCAGGTTGTGCCATGAGAAGTCCTAACTCGGTCGGTGGGGCCCGGTGATGCAGATGGAGGCGCTTGTCTCCGCAGACGCAGCGGCTGCGGAAGTGCCTATGCTTCAGAAGGTTCAGGCGATGGTCATGCCCCCGTCGACGAGCATGGTTTGACCCGTCATGTGCCCGGAGGCGGTGGAGGCGGCGGCGCCGACGATTTCGGGGGTCGTTCCCATTTGACCCGAGGGGCCGCGTCTCATCTGTGCGTCGAGATAGCTGCCCGACTGGTCCGGCTCACCCTTTGGCCGAGCGTGCTGATCCCCACGCGGCTCCTGGGTTCACCCGGTGGGGGTAGGCATCGACCAGGCAGTGGTAGAGCTCCAGTGTGGTCGACGTGCTCGCAGCCATCGCCTCGAAGTCGTGGATGTATCGCTTGGTTTGCTCGATAATCTCTGGGAGGTCGCCACGATCCGGGTTCTTGTGGCCTGCCACGACGGCGGTGGGAGTCAGGGCGGCAAGTGTCTCCAGGGCGGCGATCCATGCCTTGCGACCTTCGACCGACGACTCTGCGAGATACAGATGCACGTCGTTGTATGCGGCGTCACCGGCTACGACCAGGTCGATCGATGGCACGTGCAACGCGGTCGTGTCGTCGGTGTCGGTGTGGCCGAGTTCGACAATCCGGATCTCCTCGCCTTCGATTTCGAAGCTGTCGCCCATCAAGGGCTCCGGCAGGACGAATCGATCCGGGATCTGCCCAGGGAAACGGGACTTCCAAAACGACTCGACAAACTCGGGCGCGCACTGTTGCTGAGCGTGCGCCACGACGGCTGGAGTAGCGATCGCACGAGCTCGCGGGAAGCGTTCGAGGAGAGTGGCCAAGCCGAACCAGTGATCACCGTGGCCGTGCGTGATATAGATCGTCGTGAGGTTCTTCCCACTGGCTCCTACCCAGTCCGTCAGGTGGCGTGCCTGCGCTACCGTCATGAGCGGGTCGACGAGGACGGCATCGGAAACGCCGCTGATCAGCGTCGAGGAGATAGGCGACCACCATCGGCGGTCCATGTCCGGCGGAATATCGGGGATTGCCGTTGGGATGGACGGTGCGACATATACGTCGTAGGACAGTGTCGGCATGTCAGAAATTCCTCTCACCGGCCCTGGAATGGCCTGGCAGCCGGGGCCGGCCAGCTTGGAGGGCCTTGACTGCGGCCGGAATCGCCGCGAGTCGTCGGTCCGGAAAAGTGGCAAGGCGATGTCGATCATGGCCTCGTCGGCTGCCGCGACTCCGCCAGCCGCCCAGGCGCGTACAAGCGCCTTGTGGGCCGCGTGAGCCCGCTGTCGGTCCCTCCGCGACCGTGCGTGCGAAAGCAGTTGCCGCGTCATCGAGTTCGGAGTCTGGCACGACCCTGTTGATCACGCCGCAGCATTCCATCTCATCGGCCCGGACCTGCTCCGAAGTCAGGTCCCACTCCATCGCCCGGGACCGCCCCGCACGTTCGGCCACCCGGTAGACGTCGCCCAGCAGCGTGACGATTCCGATGGACTGTTCGGGACGGGCGAACTTCGCACTCTGGCCGGCAAAAATCACGTCGCTACGGATGGCCAACTCGAACCCTCCTCCGAAGCGCATACCCTGTACGGCGGCATCGGTAGGCACTCGCAGTCGCTCGAACCGGTTAAACGTCCACATGAAGTTCTCGAACTGGGTGCGCAACTCGGGTTCGGTCCACTCCGGCACTCCGGCCACGGATCGATATCCCCACCGAAGCTGAAGTCGGGACCATTAGCCCGAAGCAGGACGGCGCGGGCGTCGCTGGTTCCGATTGTGTGGAGCGTGGCTTCGCGCGCCAAATACTGCCGCGCGAACTTCTTCTCGCCGACAAACGATGAAGTCATTCGGAGGATACGGTCCTCACACATAGCAGGCCATGGCCCCCAGTCGTCCACCCGGCTGTCGTTTGAGACCAGGTCGAAGGTCTGTAACCCCTCGCTGGCGAGTGCTGCAATCACCACGCTGGGGATGCCGCAGAACTCGACGCCTTCCACCGCAAGGGAGGCACCGGCGCCGATATCCCGAACCGCGTCTTCAGCGCAATCGACAACATCGACAACCTTGTCCACAGTAGATCCTCCTTCTCTCAGTCGGGCGCTACTCATGGCGGCTGCGATGTGTCGGACGCCACACAAGAGACATAACCATAGATAGTAAGCATCTGTCAATTATCGACTGTAGGTGTGGGGATGTTTGGCGCTGAGCTGTTCAAGGCGACCGTTTAGCGCGTGTTTTGCCTGGCAATCGCAAGACAAATGGCGACGTAGTCAGACGTAATCATGAGCCATATGGTCTCACCTACGGCGGGGTATCGGCCTGATTGTGAGGGGGCAGCCTGACTAAGCCCGGCCATCGACTGGACCGGGTTCTGAGGTCCCCATCCCAAGGAGGGGAACTCTGCCGCGGATCAAGCCGAACAGTGTGAACACGGTGATCGGGTGTCGCAGAACACGATCGTCGATCCGACCGCGTCGTTCCCTTTGCCTGCGATCACCGGCCGTTGCCGGCGCATCCCACTGCCCTGACGGAGTTCCTCGCCGACCACCCGGCGGCCGCGGGCACCCAACGCCGCCGGGTCACCGTCGTCAACGCCGTCCACACCCAAGGCGGGTTGCCGGCGCCGGGGCTGGCGGAAACGATCCGGCAACTACTCAACGACTCCCGGACCGAACGGCTGGAGCGGGTCAAGGCTGCTGCGGGGCAGTGGATCCCGCAGATGCCCACCACGGGGTGGCCGGTCGGGGTGTTCGGGCGCCGCGACGCCCTGATCCTCACTCTGGTGGCAGGCGGGCTCGGATACGAGGACATCGCCCGCCTGCACCGCACCGACCTCACCGCCGAGAACGGCGCGTTGGTCGTGCGGGTGGGGGAGCGGTGGGTCCGCATCCCTGACGCCGACGGTCACCGCGGTGTCTGGCTGGACGGTGCGGTGACGGGCTGGGGTGAGCTAGCCGAGCTTGCGCAGCCGGGGTGCCAGGTCACGCTCGAACAACTCGAGGAACCGCTTCTGATCGTGACCGGGAGCGTGGAAAACCAGGTGGTTCAGCCCTGCGTCGATGTAGGGCTTGATCGCCTCGACCACTTCGTCCGCGTCGGCGCCCACGATCCACCGCTTCGCGACCTGCTCGATGGGGAGCGCATCCGCGGCGGCCTCCATCTCGATCGGGTCGGTGATGTCATGTTTCTGCTCGGGTGTCAGGGACAGCGGCGCCCAGAATCGGGTGTTCTCCAGTGCCTGTGCGGGATCGGTGTCGTAGGAAATCTTGATCTCGATCAGACGATCGATGTCCTCGACCTTCCGTTCGGCCTTCTGCGCGCCCTCGGCGACGGCTGGCATCAGCTTGTCGTTGTACAGCTCCATGCCCTTGCCGGAGGTACAGATGAATCCGTCACCTGCACGTCCGGCGTAGCGGGCGACGACCGGACCGCCTGCTGCGATGTACACCGGAATGCCCTCTACGGGAACGTCATAGATCGAGGCGCCGGTGGTGCGGTAGTACTGACCTTCGAAGTCGACCCGGCCGCCCTTCCACAGTTCGCGCATAAGTTGCACGGATTCGCGCAGGCGGGCAAAGCGTTCCTTGAAATCGGGCCAATCGCCTTCGAACCCGGTCGCGATCTCGTTGAGCGCCTCACCGGTGCCGACCCCGAGCATCACCCGTCCGGGATAGAGCAGGCCCATCGTGGCGAACGCCTGCGCGATGACTGCGGGGTTGTACCGGAATGTCGGTGTCAGAACCGAAGTGCCGAGCTGGATCCTTGTGGTCCGCTCACCGACGGCCGTCATCCACGCCAGGGAGAACGGGGCGTGGCCACCCTTGTGCCGCCACGGCTGGAAGTGGTCGCTCACCATGGCGCTGTCGAGTCCATGACTTTCCGCGAGCACTGAGAGTTCGACCAGTTCACGTGGGCCGAACTGTTCGGCCGACGCCTTGTACCCGAGCTTGAGTTCTGCGGTCATGTGTGTTTCCTGCTTTTCTGTGTGTGTGTACGAAGTGGTTCGTCAGCCGTGGAAGTCCACCGCGGAGTACTCACGGAGTTTGTTCAGACTGTGTCGTCCGTCGATCATCCGGACTGTGCCGGACTTGGATCGCATGACGATCGACTGGGTGGAGGCTCCGCCTGCGGCGTAACGCACCCCGCGGAGCAGGTCACCGTCAGTGACACCCGTCGCGCAGAAGAACACGTTGTCTCCGGAAACGAGATCCTCGGTATGCAGCACCCGGTCGAGGTCGTGGCCCGCGTCGATCGCTCGCCGGCGCTCGGCATCGTTGGCGGGTGCGAGCCGGCCCTGGATCGCGCCCTCCCATGCATCGCAGTGCCGCTGCTGCGATCACACCCTCGGGGGTGCCGCCGATCCCCAGCAGCATGTCCGGTGCCGAACGTGGATCCGCGGCTGCGATGGCGCCGGCGACATCGCCGTCCGCCAGCAGTTGAACCCTGGCTCCGGCGTCTCGCACGGTATTGATGAGGTCGCCGTGGCGGAGCCGGTCGAGTACGGCCACTGTCACGTCCGAGACCGACGACTTCTTCGCTCGTGCCACACGCCGGATGTTCTCGTGGACCGGCGCGGTGATGTCGATGACGTCGGCGGCATCGGGACCGACTGCGATCTTCTCCATGTAGAACACCGCAGACGGATCGAACATCGTTCCGCGCTCGGATACCGCGAGCACGGCGACGGCGTTGGACATTCCCTTGGACATCATTGTCGTGCCGTCCACCGGATCGACCGCGACGTCGCACTCGGGACCGTCACCGGTTCCGACGCACTCGCCGTTGTAGAGCATGGGGGCGTGGTCTTTCTCA
It includes:
- a CDS encoding MBL fold metallo-hydrolase; amino-acid sequence: MPTLSYDVYVAPSIPTAIPDIPPDMDRRWWSPISSTLISGVSDAVLVDPLMTVAQARHLTDWVGASGKNLTTIYITHGHGDHWFGLATLLERFPRARAIATPAVVAHAQQQCAPEFVESFWKSRFPGQIPDRFVLPEPLMGDSFEIEGEEIRIVELGHTDTDDTTALHVPSIDLVVAGDAAYNDVHLYLAESSVEGRKAWIAALETLAALTPTAVVAGHKNPDRGDLPEIIEQTKRYIHDFEAMAASTSTTLELYHCLVDAYPHRVNPGAAWGSARSAKG
- a CDS encoding enoyl-CoA hydratase/isomerase family protein: MAGVPEWTEPELRTQFENFMWTFNRFERLRVPTDAAVQGMRFGGGFELAIRSDVIFAGQSAKFARPEQSIGIVTLLGDVYRVAERAGRSRAMEWDLTSEQVRADEMECCGVINRVVPDSELDDAATAFARTVAEGPTAGSRGPQGACTRLGGWRSRGSRRGHDRHRLATFPDRRLAAIPAAVKALQAGRPRLPGHSRAGERNF
- the fgd gene encoding glucose-6-phosphate dehydrogenase (coenzyme-F420) — protein: MTAELKLGYKASAEQFGPRELVELSVLAESHGLDSAMVSDHFQPWRHKGGHAPFSLAWMTAVGERTTRIQLGTSVLTPTFRYNPAVIAQAFATMGLLYPGRVMLGVGTGEALNEIATGFEGDWPDFKERFARLRESVQLMRELWKGGRVDFEGQYYRTTGASIYDVPVEGIPVYIAAGGPVVARYAGRAGDGFICTSGKGMELYNDKLMPAVAEGAQKAERKVEDIDRLIEIKISYDTDPAQALENTRFWAPLSLTPEQKHDITDPIEMEAAADALPIEQVAKRWIVGADADEVVEAIKPYIDAGLNHLVFHAPGHDQKRFLELFERDLAPRLRKLG